One Pseudomonadota bacterium genomic region harbors:
- a CDS encoding DUF1799 domain-containing protein, with protein MMNEASRAAIAARSAQASASSQPDFEIFYNNWLAWGVFQACTTQWRIAPMGGYTGLDYTAVHSVMTTLGIAKKKRSSHFNRLRYIEAGAMAEMAEQRKRAEKKREREQQTRRRRR; from the coding sequence ATGATGAACGAGGCGTCCCGGGCGGCAATCGCTGCCCGGAGCGCTCAGGCATCAGCGAGCTCTCAGCCCGACTTCGAAATCTTCTACAACAACTGGCTGGCGTGGGGTGTCTTTCAGGCTTGTACGACTCAATGGCGCATCGCGCCGATGGGCGGGTACACCGGCTTGGACTACACCGCCGTGCATTCCGTGATGACCACCCTGGGCATTGCGAAGAAGAAACGCTCTTCACATTTCAACCGCCTTCGCTACATCGAGGCCGGCGCAATGGCCGAGATGGCCGAGCAGCGCAAACGGGCTGAGAAGAAGCGCGAGCGCGAGCAGCAGACCCGCCGGAGACGTCGTTGA